In the genome of Pseudothermotoga sp., one region contains:
- a CDS encoding secretin, with protein MKRSIVMLIFLTSTIVCFFQQEPLVTNIFQDAYILDVLADISAQTGVPIIPDMTISGFVTIELRDVPLEQALKMVLMPGGYIYIKMEGFYFVGSADPKNPAFRHIAQTKTYKPKYLSIDSVMSLIPTIYEPFLKSDKETNQISITAPAEIVQNFEKILREIDVPPAQIKICVLVTEISKDKLSELGLEELGYTFGADQQLNENWQTIVGLVSGSLAVQTDVFGTIVAKIVALEEQRQAKIKANPWIIVKESKPAKLFVGQREIIIVQPEGAAATIQTVDVGIGLDIVARTVGENEIEVSLTPSVSYFSNGRTTRTLSTKRNEMSTTVIIRSGQTVAVSGLTVESDSQTSSGLPLLSRIPLLRYLFGTKSDSSAQRELVIFLSVEKL; from the coding sequence ATGAAAAGATCAATAGTGATGCTCATTTTCTTAACGAGTACGATCGTGTGTTTCTTTCAACAAGAACCGTTGGTGACGAATATTTTCCAAGATGCGTACATTCTTGACGTTTTGGCTGACATCTCCGCACAGACCGGTGTGCCGATAATCCCAGACATGACTATTTCTGGATTTGTGACCATTGAGTTGAGAGACGTTCCATTGGAACAAGCGCTCAAAATGGTGCTCATGCCAGGTGGATACATTTACATAAAGATGGAAGGTTTTTACTTCGTCGGTTCAGCCGATCCAAAGAATCCTGCTTTCAGACACATCGCCCAAACGAAGACGTATAAGCCGAAGTATCTGAGTATAGATTCAGTGATGAGTTTGATACCAACTATTTACGAACCTTTTTTGAAATCTGACAAAGAAACGAATCAGATCAGCATAACCGCACCGGCTGAAATTGTACAGAACTTCGAAAAAATACTCAGAGAAATAGATGTTCCCCCAGCTCAGATAAAAATCTGTGTTCTGGTCACAGAGATCTCGAAGGATAAACTCTCAGAGCTCGGATTAGAAGAGCTCGGTTACACTTTTGGAGCGGATCAACAGCTCAATGAAAACTGGCAAACCATAGTTGGTCTGGTCTCAGGTTCACTCGCCGTACAGACCGACGTTTTTGGAACGATCGTGGCGAAGATAGTGGCACTCGAAGAACAACGTCAAGCGAAGATAAAAGCCAATCCATGGATCATAGTGAAAGAGAGTAAACCAGCAAAGTTATTTGTTGGTCAACGAGAAATCATAATTGTTCAGCCGGAAGGCGCAGCCGCAACAATACAAACAGTCGATGTGGGCATCGGTTTGGACATCGTCGCAAGAACTGTGGGTGAAAACGAGATTGAAGTTTCGCTCACACCGAGTGTCAGTTACTTTTCTAATGGGCGTACAACGCGCACACTTTCAACGAAGAGAAACGAAATGTCAACAACCGTCATCATCAGAAGTGGCCAAACCGTGGCAGTGAGCGGACTCACAGTGGAGAGTGACTCTCAAACTAGCTCTGGTTTACCTCTGTTGTCGAGAATACCTCTGCTCAGATATCTGTTCGGAACGAAATCTGACTCGTCCGCACAGCGAGAACTGGTGATATTTTTGAGCGTCGAGAAACTCTGA
- a CDS encoding TrpB-like pyridoxal phosphate-dependent enzyme, with translation MRIRVDLKVEDMPKYWYNVLADLPFKLDPPLDPKTRQPISPQALEVIFPKPLIEQEVSDEREIPIPEPVLREYAVYRPTPLFRANYLEEYLQTPARIYYKYEGASPTGSHKTNTALAQAYFNKISGTKRLVTETGAGQWGSALCYAGAKFGLAVNVFMVRISYEQKPMRKYLMKLFGGDVVPSPSDRTNYGRSLLEKNGDMPGSLGIAISEAIEVAVSDPQTKYSLGSVLNHVLLHQTVIGLEIKKQLSILNEKPTVILGCHGGGSNFAGTVLPFVPDKLAGKNIRLIACEPTACPSLTKGVYDYDYGDTAGMTPLLKMYTLGKDFIPPKIHAGGLRYHGAAPIVSRLVKEGLVEAVAFDQEEVFNAARLFAKLEGIVPAPESSYAITGAIKEALRAKEEKKEEVIVFNLSGHGLFDLTAYVS, from the coding sequence GTGAGAATCAGGGTGGATTTGAAAGTTGAAGACATGCCGAAGTATTGGTACAACGTGCTTGCAGATTTGCCTTTCAAATTGGATCCTCCGCTAGATCCAAAAACGAGACAACCCATTTCTCCTCAAGCGCTCGAAGTCATCTTTCCAAAACCTCTCATTGAACAGGAAGTGAGTGACGAGCGCGAGATTCCGATCCCCGAACCTGTTTTGAGAGAATACGCAGTCTACAGACCAACACCACTGTTCAGAGCAAACTATCTGGAGGAGTATCTCCAAACCCCGGCACGGATCTATTACAAGTACGAAGGAGCGAGTCCTACTGGGAGTCACAAAACGAACACGGCACTCGCACAAGCTTATTTCAACAAAATCTCCGGCACGAAACGTCTCGTGACAGAAACCGGCGCGGGACAGTGGGGAAGCGCCCTGTGTTACGCTGGTGCCAAGTTTGGCCTAGCCGTGAACGTGTTCATGGTGAGGATAAGTTACGAGCAAAAACCTATGCGCAAGTACTTGATGAAGCTCTTCGGCGGGGATGTGGTGCCAAGTCCGAGTGACAGGACGAACTACGGTAGATCTCTGCTTGAAAAGAACGGAGACATGCCAGGAAGTTTGGGCATCGCGATCAGTGAAGCGATCGAAGTTGCAGTTTCGGATCCACAGACTAAGTACTCTCTTGGTAGCGTTTTGAACCACGTTCTGCTCCATCAAACTGTGATAGGGCTTGAAATCAAGAAACAGTTATCGATACTCAACGAAAAACCTACGGTGATTTTAGGCTGTCATGGTGGAGGTTCCAACTTCGCTGGAACGGTCTTGCCGTTCGTACCGGACAAGCTGGCTGGTAAAAATATCAGACTCATCGCCTGTGAGCCTACCGCATGTCCATCGCTCACAAAAGGTGTGTACGATTACGATTATGGGGATACCGCAGGTATGACACCGCTTTTGAAAATGTACACGCTCGGTAAAGACTTCATCCCACCGAAGATACACGCAGGTGGTCTTCGCTACCACGGCGCAGCTCCAATCGTTTCGCGCCTCGTGAAGGAAGGTTTGGTGGAAGCGGTGGCGTTCGACCAAGAGGAAGTCTTCAATGCTGCAAGACTGTTCGCAAAACTGGAAGGTATAGTTCCAGCACCAGAAAGTTCCTACGCGATCACGGGGGCCATAAAAGAAGCCCTCAGAGCGAAGGAAGAAAAGAAAGAGGAAGTCATCGTTTTCAATCTGAGTGGCCATGGTTTGTTCGACTTGACTGCTTACGTTTCGTGA
- the uxuA gene encoding mannonate dehydratase: MKIVFRWFGEDDPIKLEHIRQIPGVEGIVGALFDVPVGEVWPFEKIMKLKSTVESHGLKLEVIESVNVHEDIKLGLATRKRYIDNYKDTIVNLAKAGIKVITYNFMPVFDWLRTDLKYRLPDGSETMYYDDELVRNITPKQLVESMKKGSSNFILPGWEWDRLEQLEKTLKMYEGMKEEDLFENLTHFLKEIVPVCEQFGVKMALHPDDPPWSVFGLPRIVTCQENIEKILKTVDSPSNTIALCTGSLGVNTKNDIPSMIKQFGRMKRISFVHLRNFKLLGERKFYESAHPSFCGSLDMFQIVKTLRDVEFDGYLRPDHGRTIWGEKARPGYGLYDRALGITYILGLWEATGKMT, from the coding sequence TTGAAGATCGTTTTTCGATGGTTTGGTGAAGATGATCCAATCAAATTGGAGCACATCAGACAAATACCTGGCGTTGAAGGGATCGTCGGTGCGCTGTTCGATGTGCCTGTGGGAGAAGTGTGGCCATTTGAGAAGATAATGAAACTGAAAAGCACCGTCGAATCGCACGGATTGAAATTGGAAGTCATAGAGAGTGTGAACGTGCACGAAGATATAAAACTCGGTCTTGCTACAAGAAAACGATACATCGACAACTATAAAGACACCATCGTGAATCTCGCCAAAGCTGGCATAAAAGTGATCACGTATAACTTCATGCCCGTCTTCGATTGGCTCAGAACGGATTTGAAGTATAGACTACCAGACGGTTCTGAAACGATGTACTATGACGATGAGCTGGTCCGTAATATCACTCCCAAACAACTCGTCGAATCCATGAAGAAAGGCTCTTCTAATTTCATCCTCCCAGGTTGGGAATGGGACAGGCTGGAACAGCTCGAAAAGACGCTGAAGATGTATGAAGGAATGAAAGAAGAAGATCTCTTCGAGAACTTGACCCATTTTTTGAAGGAAATCGTTCCTGTCTGCGAACAGTTCGGTGTGAAAATGGCCCTCCATCCAGACGATCCACCCTGGAGTGTGTTCGGTTTGCCCAGAATCGTGACTTGCCAGGAAAACATAGAAAAGATTCTCAAAACAGTTGACAGTCCTTCTAACACCATAGCTCTATGCACAGGTTCGCTGGGTGTGAACACGAAGAACGATATTCCATCCATGATAAAACAGTTTGGTCGCATGAAGAGGATCAGTTTCGTCCATCTGAGGAATTTCAAACTGTTGGGGGAAAGAAAATTTTACGAGAGTGCCCATCCGAGCTTCTGTGGTTCGTTGGACATGTTCCAGATCGTTAAAACACTGCGCGATGTGGAGTTCGACGGTTATCTCAGACCAGACCACGGTAGAACGATCTGGGGAGAAAAAGCCAGACCAGGCTACGGTTTGTACGACAGGGCACTGGGCATAACTTACATTTTAGGCCTCTGGGAAGCGACAGGAAAAATGACTTGA